The genomic DNA cttctttatttttttttcttcttcttcttcttcttcttcgttatctttctttttcttcttctttttcttcttctttttcgctatctttctttttcttcttcttctttgtcttttttttttcttcttcttcttctttgtctttctttctttttttttttttcttcttcttcttctttgtctttctttctttttcttcttcttcttcttcgctatctttctgtttcttcttcttcgttatctttctttttcctcttcttttttgttagtaTTAGGCTATTTATTTATGATGCctttctggtttctctctctctctctctctctctctctctctctctctctctctctctctctctctctctctctctctctttttccctttttctctttttctctctctcaatctctctcaatctctctcaatctctctcaatctctctctctctctctctctctctctctctctctctctctctctctctctctctctctctctctctctctctctctttcactctctcattctctctctctctctctctctctctctctctctctctctctctctctctctctctctctctctctctctctctctctctctctctctctctctctctctttctctctttatctctctttccctctctttcttcctctttctctctctctttcccttcctctttctttctcgttctctctttctctttctctcattctctctctttctctctctctctctctcactctctctcactcactcactcactcactcactcactcactcactcactcactcactcactcactcactcactcactcactcactctctctctctctctctctctctctctctctctctctctctctctctctctgtcgtttgaTTTCGTGTTTGTTTCTTGTATTATGTTGGCTTTTCTTTGTAAATCCACTtcatcttttcgttttttattcattcattcatctctgtCTCAAGTGCCATCTTCCTGAGGAATTGCAAGAAAAGGCACTTTTGACTCACAAAGGATGtgttctcgcgttttttttttttttaatattgattatatgaatgagtatgatatatatacatatatgtatatatatatatatatatatatatatatatatatatatatatatatgtttatatatatgtgtatatatatatatatatatatatatatatatatatatatatatatatatatatatatatatataattgtgtgtgtgtgtgtgttgtgtctgagtgtgatatatatatatatatatatatatatatatatatatatatatatatatatatatatatatatatatatatatatatatatatatatatatatatatatatatatatatatatatatatatatatatatatgtatgtatatatatattacacactcagacacaacacacacacacacacacacaattatatatatatatatatatatatatatatatatatatatatatatatatacatatatatatatatatgtgtgtgtgtgtgtgtgtgtgtgtgtgtgtgtgtgtgtgtgtgtgtgtgtgtgtgtgtgtgtgtgtgtgtgtgtgtgtatttatatatatgcatatatataaatacatatatacatatatatatatatatatatatatatatatatatatatatatgcatatatataaatacatacatatatatacatctatacatatacaaatttataaatgcacacacatatatatatatatatatatatatatatatatatatatatatatatatatatacatctatacatatacaaatatataaatgcacatatatatatacatatatatacatatatatatatatatatacaaatatataggtatacatatgtatacataaataaatatacatatatatatgaatatatatacataaatatacatatatgaatacatattacatacatatacatacatatatatatatatatatatatatatatatgtatatatgtatatatacatatatatatacatatatatacatatacatacattatacatatatatatatatatatatgtatgtatatatacatatatgtaaatatacatatagatgtttagatgtatgtattatgtatatatatattcataaatctgtAACTGTAACTGTATCTAAATATTTTCGGGATCTACGTAAGTCTGTAGAGTTAATTACCTTTCGCGCACCTGTATCGCACACGTATGGGTGGAACAGTACACCTGCTGATATTTGAAGATCCATGATACATAGTGTTTGTATAGGCGCACgtcgatgtgtgtatgtgcgtgtgtgtatatatcatatatatgtgtgtatgtgtgtgtgtgtgtgcttgtgaatcCAAGCAAATGGTGCGTTGTAGCATTATCTTCAAACTGCTCTTCCTTTGGAGGGAAACCGGAAGTTCAGATTACAGCAAgagatatttcatatatactaataaataacCACTGAGacagccgtgtgtgtgtgtgtgtgtgtgtgtgtgtgtgtgtgtgtgtgtgtgtgtgtgtgtgtgtgtgtgtgtgtgtgtgtgtgtgtgtgtgtgcgcgcgcgcgcgcgcacaaaacaTGGATCGTACTTTGTTTGTTTTCAGAATATCCAAAATATGTGTAGATCATTGCTGTCAAATAATTACGCATTGCatgatgtttgttgttgtgtgtgtacgtgtaaaggacgaagaaaaagataCACATTAACAAAACAAATGTACGTGTACATGATTATCGTCATTTTGCTGCTGTTCTGCTTAACACTTGGGCCCGTATTTCAGGTGAACGAGTGCCAGGTGTGGAGCAAGAACAGCACCCAGCGCCTCGCGGCCAAGACCCGAATAATCCACGAAAACTGGAGCTTGGCTTATTCCGCCGCCTTCATCCTCTGCGAAATCCCTGCCTCCCTCGAGCCGACCCGCGTGGTGCCAGTCGTCAACGGCCGCGGCGAAAGGAGCTCCAGTCTGTCCGTCAGGGTGTTCCCCGAAGGACCCCCCGCTGGGAACCTGAGCGTATGCGTCAAGCCCTTCCACTACGAGTTCAATAGAGCTGTGTGGTTGGTGGAGTTCATCGAGTTCTACCGGCTGCTGGGAACGGATCAGTTCATATTCTACAACCACACGGTGGGCCCCGACGTCCAGGAGGTCCTCACCTTCTACCAGAACCTTGGGGTAGTCACGGTTCTCCCTTGGGCGCTGCCGGTCGCGTCCCAAAAGCAGATTAGGACAGAGGGGATCTTCGCGGCCCTGAATGACTGTAACCTCAGGTCGGTGGGTCGCTATTCCCTCGCAGCCATGGTGGACGTGGACGAGTTCTTGGTGCCCAGGAAGCACAGCAGTCTCCCCGAAGTGGTGCAGTCGCTTGGGGAATTTGATGCTTATATCTTCCAAGTGAGTCTGTGATGTTTTATATGAACTGATGGACGATaacctattttttcttgtttcacacTTCCTAGGCTCCTCCTATGGCCACAAGTGCTGTAATCTTAATCAGCGACAATATTTGGAAGTATGTCTAGCAATCAAACACTTAAATCGGTATTATATCATAGGAGAACATAAGTTCTATTTTAAAATCAAATGATATGCCAGGCAATCAAAAGAATGAATATGTTATCGATAATATTACAATACTTACATCCCATTCAcacatttcatttaatttctGATGATTCATCACCTACTGAAGACCCTCTGGACAGATCACAGTTCTAACAGACTTAAAAGAAGACACTCTCTCAAGGAAACGCACCAAACGTTTACTTAAGGTGGAATTTGAGTTACAATCATACTAGCAAAAGAGATACATGTAAGGTGCTATCATAATTCCAATCATTCTAGCAGTAGAGATGCACAGAATGAGGTATTGTAATTCCAGTACTTCTAGTTACAGAGATACACATAACGAGGCACCATAATTCCAATCATTCTAGCAACGGAGATACGTTTAAGATGGCATTGTAAATCCAATCATTCTAACAACACAGAGGCGTATAAGATGGTATTGCAGTTCCAGTCATTCTATCAAAAAGAGACACTATCATCCACGCACACTCTTCAGCACGCTTGTTCGTACCTCTGACGACCCCCGGCGATGTCCACAGAATGTGTTCTTCTACCTGTACTGGGAGAACGACACGGCGGTGCACGACGCGCTCTACGGCCGCGAAGACGCCCTCGGCCCGGGTTTGTTCGGCGAAGAGGCCCTCGTGCCCTACCTCCTGACGGCGTATAAGACGCGGCGGCTGACCACGCCCCACAAACCCGGTCAGCGCTCCAAGTACATCGTCCGGCCCGAGCGCGTCGTGGAGGTCGGCAACCACGTCGTCTGGGAGCACGTGGGTGAGTcggaggagagcgaggaaaggaggagggacagtGAGGGGAGcacgaaagaggggggagagcgcgaggggaggaggacggagagcgaggaaaggaggagggacagtGAGGGGAGcacggaagaggggggagagcgcgaggggaggaggacggagagcgaggaaaggaggagggacagtGAGGGGAGCACGAAAGAGTGGGGAGAgcgcgaggggaggaggacggagaatgaggaaatgaggagagacagTAAGGGAAGcatgaaagagagtagagagtaagGAGAGCGCGAGGGAGTGAGGAAATGAGGATGGAGACTGAGAAGAGACGGACGGAGAGtgaggaaataaggagggagagcgaggggagcacgaaagagagtgagaagagtgcGAGGGGAgcacgaaagagagtgagaagagtgcGAGGGGAgcacgaaagagagtgagaagagtgcGAGGGGAgcacgaaagagagtgagaagagtgcGAGGGGAgcacgaaagagagtgagaagagtgcGAGGGGAgcacgaaagagagtgagaagagtgcgagggagtgaggggaggcggACGGAGAGTGAGGAAATGAGGGACAGTGAGGGGAGCACGAAAGAGTGAGATGAGcgcgagggagtgaggggaagaggagggagagtaagggaaataCAAAGGAGGATATTGAGGTAGTGAGTGAGGCGAGTCGGGTGAGAACGAGCAAATTAGGAAGGATACAGGACTGATGAGTGGGAGAGTGAGCAAGAAATCTGAGACATTTGATGTAGATTCCTAAATATGACTAGGAATTACATATCTGGAATGTATGTTGACACATCGGAAAAtaaattagcttttttttttctttctttctttttctttctttttttctttttccttttgtaacACCCCGTGTTACTCTCAGAAAATTACCAAGCGATaaatactttgtttttttttctttttataaatccAATCGTTTCCCATTTCCGGGTAATGCAAAATTTGAATAACATTTCTGATATTTAAGGACACTGTGTTTTGACTGATAAATTGCACTGTTATTGATAGTCATATACCATATACCACAGTCAGAATTGAACAAAGTGTAGCTTGGATCTCGACCGGGAGTAGAAAAGCACTCCTTAACATCACACTTTAgggctgtatttatttatttattatttatttatttatttatttgtttatttatttatttatttatttatttattagggcTGTATTATTTAGGGTTTGTTAAAATTTTGTGAGGCCtgacccaatgaacattcattatacggacatgcttatgaaatgaaataaatgcatatctatcaggtTAGTCTTGcttatctaccgtatagataaataaatgtgtgaatatatctgatagatggacagatgtgtatttatttttgtgtatatacatttctgtatatacGGATAGTCATTGGGTCgcgcctcgcacaattctaacaggCCTAAGAACTGCCTCGCCTTAGAATGTCAGGAGCCCACAGAATACATAGGCCTACCCTTctggtcgtttctctctctctctctctctctctctctctctctctctctctctctctctctctctctctctctctctctctctctctctctctctctctctctctctttcggactTTCCCACTTCACGTACTCTTGAATACAGCTTGTAATCACCCCCTGCTCTTTCTTTCCAGATGCTAAGAAGGTTAAAAATGTGCCTGCGAATCTCGGCCTGTCCCACCACTACAGGATCTGTGAGTTTGGAGGGTTCGACTGCCTCAAACAACCGAACCAGGTATTGTTGGCTTTGCGGTATTGAGTGAGGCAGGgggttggtaatgatgataatgagagttctATGATATATTCTGGTAAATTGTATGGTGACCATATATGCTTAGTGGTGATGTCTTTTTACTGCGGCTGGATATATGATCAACCTTCAAAAACACGTCGAAGGATCAGATCAACGACGTTAATTATCTGATGCTGATATATCGCTTTTTGTTTTCCTAATGCAGGTGGACCGACAAACACACGAGTGGCTCCTCCCCCTGGCGAAGAGAGTGTCGTCCTCGTGCTCCAAAATATTCCCTTCGCTCGGCAGGTGTCCAAAAGCTCCTCCACTCGGCTCTCCATGGTGAAGCGTTGCAGGGTTCTTCTTCAAACTTCATGCATTTATTCGCACACGAGGCGTTCGGGGCGTTCTCTTGTGCGCTTCTGTTTACATTCGTCAACTTCCCTGCGCCACGCGACTGCTCGACCTTAGTGTAGCTGGATATTGTGATACAGTCCCAGTGCCTTTAAATCCAGGGTGATTGCAAGTGCATAAAATACCTGTctcccaaaaaaaaacaatatcagtgTCTTGTGATAAGGACAGTATTGCCTGTTATAGTTAAAGTGATTGCTGATGATAAAGCATATCGGCTTGATACCCTATACCAAGGCATGCGATAATAAGGTGGCCTTTAAGTACAACTCAGTGCCTTCTGTTAGTGCCTTTGAATATCATGTGATACAAAATGAGAAAAGTTACATATAATATTTGTGCTTCTGAGACACTTTATATCCACAATGTCATGCACTTGATTGTGTGCATGCGTTATCATGCTGACGTTTATGAGAATGCTTGGATATGCGAAGctgtacatattcataaattaacagtgaatgtatgaatgtatacatatgtgcatatatatatatatacgtttatattttctatttatatatatatatatatttatatagttatctatttatttatggatgCCTAGACATTGTAACTGTATATACTATTAtgtattttccttgttattttggTAGAGAGAGGAGTGGCGTTAATCCCATACTTTCAAAGCCTACATAGTATGTTCCCAAGAGCTCCGTGCTTCCTATATCCTCAAATCTTACCATAGGAGCCGAAGATAATGCTACAGAGCCCATGTTTAATGTTAATTGACcggtttttttttactgaaaaaagaaatgtatgaaCGTGGCAACTAATGAGTTATTGAAATTTGTGAACACCTATGtctattttctaaatatttagAATGAAATTGAAAAGATTTTGTTCCTCGGCAGCAAAGACACCATCGGGACTTTCGGAGTCTCTAAAGTCCGGCGGTGCCAGACAGTTTTAAGCAGCTAATGTTATAAATGTTTTATTTGACACATTGTGATAATACTGTAATGAGGTTgcggttttatttttttgtttgtttgttttttcgtgtaaGGCAAAATGTAAGAGAAGGTGTACTTTCAAGAGGCGACATCCTCTTGAAAACACATCTCTTAACCGACAAATAATCTTCTATCCTTGGAGAACGGGGAAGACTAGTTCAGTagtaactcgaggtgtcatggtgtctgattctatttttggaaaaagtaCATGGGGTttactttgatgacgtcacaaaagttatggatgctttgtgaatatggtcgatggTCTTGAATTTTCAAAAAgcatggaaaataattattttaattattatattttcattgaaaatTCATCAGAATagccctgtgggacgccatgacacctagaattgctactgatctagccttcctccTTGGATAACCGTTCAAACAACGGGTTAACCTAAGCAGTCTCCACTGACTGGCCCCCTTCTTCCATATCGTCGCTGCGGTTTTTCTACCAACGGCTGTTCCCTCCAGTGTGCCAGCTAGTCCTTCCTGTGTACCAGCTGGTCCTTTCCCTCCTACATATTGTATACAGTATGCTGACTGTTCTCTTCAGCGTTTTAGCTGTTCCATCTAGTGTACCAGCTGTTCATTCCATTATACCAGCTAGTTCCTCCACCACACAATCAGTTCCTCCCAGCGTGTCGGCTGTTCCCTCCAGTGCACCGGCTGTATCCCCCAGGCTGTTCCCTCCAGTGCACCGGCTGTATCCCCCAGGCTGTTCCCTCCAGTGCACCGGCTGTATCCCCCAGGCTGTTCCCTCCAGTGCACCGGCTGTATTCCCCAGGCTGTTCCCTCCAGTGCACCGGCTGTATCCCCAGGCTGTTCCCTCCAGTGCACCTGCTATATCCCCCAGGCAGTTCCCTCCAGTGCACCGGCTGTATCCCCCCAGGCTGTTCCCTCCATTGCACCTGCTATGTCCCCCAGGCTATTCCCTCCAGTGCACCGGCTGTATTCCCCAGGCTGTTCCCTCCAGTGCACCGGCTGTATCCCCCCAGGCTGTTCCCTCCAGTGCACCGGCTGTATCCCCCCAGGCTGTTCCCTCCAGTGCACCTGCTATTTCCCCCAGGCTGTTCCCTCCAGTGCACCGGCTGTATCCCCCAGGCTGTTCCCTCCAGTGCACCGGCCATTTCCTTACAGCGTACCGGCTATACCCTCCCAGCCTGCTTCGAGATGGGAACAACTAGGTCGGCGGATGTGTTCATACCGTCCTGATAAGTACAATCGTTCAGCGTGCTGGTATGTGGCAAGGCACTGTGATACTGCGGGGCCTATTTCCTGcattaattatatttttgataaGAGCAAGTGTCAAAAGTGGACGTTTCAGGAAGCAGGTTAAAAATTATCGCCGGGATACTGTGAAAACTGAGAACTCACCTTTAAGCCATTTGTTCACTAAATCAAAAGTTTACAGCCATATATGGTCTTAAATAAAGCTCATTATTTATTGACAGATGTCATGATTGTGAGAGAAGTGTTTGAGGAAAGGAACTGAATATTGTATTTGAAGtactatatctacacacacacacacacacacacataaatataatgcatgtatgtatgtaaatgcatacaaacataaacacacatacacgcacgaacgtatacacacacgcactagcatataaatatatatatatacatatatgtagatatagatgtgtgtgtgtgtgtgtgtgcgtgtgtatatatatatatatatatatatatataatatacatacacacatatatgtatgtatgcgtatgtgtgtgtgtgtgtgtgtccggcacTGCCAAATATAATTTCTCTCGGCGCCcctgtatacataatatacatacacatatatatgtgtctttctgtatttatgtatatatttgtttatttagctatttatatttacacatatatattatatcaatttattcattaatttatttatgtatttatatttacagatacatacatacaaatatatatatatatatatatacacatacacacatatatacatacacacacacacacacacacacacacacacacacacacacacacacatatatatatatatatatatatatatatatatatatatatatatatatatatatatatacatatatttatttttttatttatttattacacgcatacaaacaagaATACATGCACCtaaattcatacatgtacatatatatgcacaaacgcacTCATTactatatgtgcatgaatattaTATAGAGAAATTAAATGTGCCAGTGCAGAACTAGTTTGCCGCCCCCATCCTTGCCATAGGGAAGGCTTATTAAAAAAATCGGTTTCTCATCAGCGTTCGTATCTGAAAATCGCCGCCACATCGATCTTTTTTTCCTCAAAAATATTCAACGAAAATGCGCCAAAGGAGCAAAATGTATTCGCATTCGGGCAAAACGCACCATGCGTTGCGCGGGAAAATCAAATGAACGGACGAGAGTCGGAAGTAGTTCGCTTCGCGGCccgtttgtaaacaaccaaaatggtCGCCACTTAGAGCTTTAAAACTATATCTGTCCGAACTGCAACACGTTTCAGTTAATTTATCTCATCTCTGTTAGTCTCTTAAATGAAAAATATGTACCTGTGGCACCAATGAGAAGTCACCAATAATGGAATCTGTCCTCGAGCTGTAAAACTACCAAGAAACTCAAatccattattacctttattttcattaaaaataacATTTTAATACATTCAGAGTTCTCCAATTTCTTGGCATTACCTATAAAAAGTAATGAGACTTGACATCgatgcaacaataaaaaaaaaaaatatcaaatcacATTTGATTTTTGAAAAAGTTCTGATGAGaaaccgggatttttttttttaatcgacctAAAGGTAAAGACGAGGTGTGTATCTTATACGCTTGAAACCTATTTTTGTATTGCTTCAACAGATTAGAAATATTACATTCATGAACTGTTGACCAGAAATAGTTTCAAACACTAGGGCAGAGGTTCCCCGAATAAAGTtgctcaataatgataataatataattgatgattataataatgatagtaataataacaaaaaataatgataatcataataataataatgattgtaatgattgttaatgcgtttttattttttcccaacaTAGTAAGGTCTTTCCCCCGAGACTAAATGGGCCCCGGGGCGATGCGCTGGCAGAGCCCCTTTCGGTGGGcctgaaatgtgtgtatgtatacatacacacacacacacacatatatacatatatatatatatatatatatatatatatatatatatatatatatatatatatatatattacatatatatatatacatatatatgaaaatgaaaattttcacaatgagaattgaaatttttttttttcaattcccattgtggctattttcatttgatttttctgtacacgttattgtatttgtgcctgtgttcatatatatatatatatatatatatatatatatatatatatatatatatatatatatatatatagagagagagagagagagagagagagagagagagagagaatatatatatatatatatatatatatatatatatatatatatatatatatgtatatatactcacacatacatacatatagacataatatatccCTCACACACCTGAAAAAAACTTCTGTAGTgtgaatagagagaaagtgtgtttTGATACATAAAGCATCAATGAAGATGCTTAGTAATAGCATTTCAGGGATTTTTGTGCCTTATGCTGATGTTCATTGTTTTTTggttatcataaaattattacagaCGTGTTTGCATTTTCTTTGCCTGTTGCAAACGAATGGTGAAGTTTGCACTCCAGTAGAAAATATTTAGTGGTTTGATTTACACCATTATCTTGCTTGATGTCGTTGGGTCAGAAATACAGGGGAGGcaggaaaaaataatgagtatGACTTGATAGATaggaaattttaaaaataagtgaaggaatgaaattttaaaaataagtgataatgataccggcagtaatgattgtaataataatgatagatataataataataatgataactaggtattataacaaaaatgtattaa from Penaeus vannamei isolate JL-2024 chromosome 43, ASM4276789v1, whole genome shotgun sequence includes the following:
- the LOC113824447 gene encoding uncharacterized protein isoform X2, whose translation is MRWLWRLWLRSSLTKSLPFLVVTVFCAHQILSNDPWLHSRSRSDEVVQEAGTRKEESQSTVAAAVAASARASDGLPPSEVSLPSSGDWIEVAGSPREVFAYSAYLDRRGHFSVVRVVAIIMKRKKVNECQVWSKNSTQRLAAKTRIIHENWSLAYSAAFILCEIPASLEPTRVVPVVNGRGERSSSLSVRVFPEGPPAGNLSVCVKPFHYEFNRAVWLVEFIEFYRLLGTDQFIFYNHTVGPDVQEVLTFYQNLGVVTVLPWALPVASQKQIRTEGIFAALNDCNLRSVGRYSLAAMVDVDEFLVPRKHSSLPEVVQSLGEFDAYIFQNVFFYLYWENDTAVHDALYGREDALGPGLFGEEALVPYLLTAYKTRRLTTPHKPGQRSKYIVRPERVVEVGNHVVWEHVDAKKVKNVPANLGLSHHYRICEFGGFDCLKQPNQVDRQTHEWLLPLAKRVSSSCSKIFPSLGRCPKAPPLGSPW
- the LOC138860782 gene encoding uncharacterized protein — its product is MLTVLFSVLAVPSSVPAVHSIIPASSSTTQSVPPSVSAVPSSAPAVSPRLFPPVHRLYPPGCSLQCTGCIPQAVPSSAPAVFPRLFPPVHRLYPQAVPSSAPAISPRQFPPVHRLYPPRLFPPLHLLCPPGYSLQCTGCIPQAVPSSAPAVSPQAVPSSAPAVSPQAVPSSAPAISPRLFPPVHRLYPPGCSLQCTGHFLTAYRLYPPSLLRDGNN
- the LOC113824447 gene encoding uncharacterized protein isoform X1, with translation MNICMRWLWRLWLRSSLTKSLPFLVVTVFCAHQILSNDPWLHSRSRSDEVVQEAGTRKEESQSTVAAAVAASARASDGLPPSEVSLPSSGDWIEVAGSPREVFAYSAYLDRRGHFSVVRVVAIIMKRKKVNECQVWSKNSTQRLAAKTRIIHENWSLAYSAAFILCEIPASLEPTRVVPVVNGRGERSSSLSVRVFPEGPPAGNLSVCVKPFHYEFNRAVWLVEFIEFYRLLGTDQFIFYNHTVGPDVQEVLTFYQNLGVVTVLPWALPVASQKQIRTEGIFAALNDCNLRSVGRYSLAAMVDVDEFLVPRKHSSLPEVVQSLGEFDAYIFQNVFFYLYWENDTAVHDALYGREDALGPGLFGEEALVPYLLTAYKTRRLTTPHKPGQRSKYIVRPERVVEVGNHVVWEHVDAKKVKNVPANLGLSHHYRICEFGGFDCLKQPNQVDRQTHEWLLPLAKRVSSSCSKIFPSLGRCPKAPPLGSPW